Proteins co-encoded in one Nicotiana sylvestris chromosome 7, ASM39365v2, whole genome shotgun sequence genomic window:
- the LOC104247975 gene encoding BTB/POZ domain and ankyrin repeat-containing protein NPR1 encodes MDNSRTAFSDSNDISGSSSICCIGGGMTESFSPETSPAEITSLKRLSETLESIFDAASPEFDYFADAKLVIPGAGKEIPVHRCILSARSPFFKNLFCGKKEKNSSKVELKEVMKEYEVSYDAVVSVLAYLYSGKIRPSPKDVCVCVDNECSHVACRPAVAFLVEVLYISFTFQISELVDKFQRHLLDILGKAAADDVMMVLSVANICGKACERLLSSCIEIIVKSNVDIITLDKALPHDIVKQITDSRAELGLQGPESNGFPDKHVKRIHRALDSDDVELLQMLLREGHTTLDDAYALHYAVAYCDAKTTAELLDLALADVNHQNSRGYTVLHVAAMRKEPKIIVSLLTKGARPSDLTSDGRKALQIAKRLTRLVDFSKSPEEGKSASKDRLCIEILEQAERRDPLLGEASVSLAMAGDDLRMKLLYLENRVGLAKLLFPMEAKVAMDIAQVDGTSEFPLASISKKMVNAQRTTVDLNEAPFRIKEEHLNRLRALSRTVELGKRFFPRCSEVLNKIMDADDLSEIAYMGNDTAEERQLKKQRYMELQEILTKAFTEDKEEFDKTNNISSSCSSTSKGVDKPNKLPFRK; translated from the exons ATGGATAATAGTAGGACTGCGTTTTCGGATTCGAATGACATCAGCGGAAGCAGTAGTATATGCTGCATCGGCGGCGGCATGACGGAATCATTCTCGCCGGAAACTTCGCCGGCGGAGATTACTTCACTGAAACGCCTCTCGGAAACATTGGAATCTATCTTCGATGCGGCTTCTCCGGAGTTTGACTACTTCGCCGACGCTAAGCTTGTGATTCCCGGCGCCGGTAAGGAAATTCCGGTGCACCGGTGCATTTTGTCGGCGAGGAGTCCGTTCTTTAAGAATTTGTTCTGCGGGAAAAAGGAGAAGAATAGTAGTAAGGTGGAATTAAAGGAAGTGATGAAAGAGTATGAAGTGAGCTATGATGCTGTGGTGAGTGTGTTGGCCTATTTGTATAGTGGAAAAATTAGGCCTTCACCTAAAGATGTGTGTGTTTGTGTGGACAACGAGTGCTCTCATGTGGCGTGTAGGCCAGCTGTAGCGTTCCTTGTTGAGGTTTTGTACATATCTTTTACCTTTCAGATCTCTGAATTGGTCGACAAGTTTCAG AGACACCTACTGGATATTCTTGGCAAAGCTGCAGCAGACGATGTAATGATGGTTTTATCTGTTGCAAATATTTGTGGTAAAGCATGCGAGAGATTGCTTTCAAGCTGCATTGAGATTATTGTCAAGTCTAATGTTGATATCATAACCCTTGATAAGGCCTTGCCTCATGACATTGTAAAACAAATTACCGATTCACGAGCAGAACTTGGTCTACAAGGGCCTGAAAGCAATGGTTTTCCTGATAAACATGTTAAGAGGATACATAGGGCATTAGATTCTGATGATGTTGAATTACTGCAGATGTTGCTAAGAGAGGGGCATACTACTCTAGATGATGCATATGCTCTCCACTATGCTGTAGCATATTGCGATGCAAAGACTACAGCAGAACTTCTAGATCTTGCACTTGCTGATGTTAATCATCAAAATTCAAGAGGATACACAGTGCTGCATGTTGCAGCCATGAGGAAAGAGCCTAAAATTATAGTGTCCCTTTTAACCAAAGGAGCTAGACCTTCTGATCTGACATCCGATGGCAGAAAAGCACTTCAAATTGCCAAGAGGCTCACTAGGCTTGTGGATTTCAGTAAGTCTCCAGAGGAAGGAAAATCTGCTTCGAAGGATCGGTTATGCATTGAGATTCTGGAGCAAGCAGAAAGAAGAGATCCACTGCTAGGAGAAGCTTCTGTATCTCTTGCTATGGCGGGCGATGATTTGCGTATGAAGCTGTTATATCTTGAAAATAGAG TTGGCCTGGCTAAACTCCTTTTTCCAATGGAAGCAAAAGTTGCAATGGACATTGCTCAAGTTGATGGCACTTCTGAGTTCCCACTGGCTAGCATCAGCAAAAAGATGGTTAATGCACAGAGGACAACAGTAGATTTGAACGAGGCTCCTTTCAGGATAAAAGAGGAGCACTTGAATCGGCTTAGAGCACTCTCTAGAACTG TGGAACTTGGAAAACGCTTCTTTCCACGATGTTCAGAAGTTCTAAATAAGATCATGGATGCTGATGACTTGTCTGAGATAGCTTACATGGGGAATGATACGGCGGAAGAGCGTCAACTGAAGAAGCAAAGGTACATGGAACTTCAAGAAATTCTGACTAAAGCATTCACTGAGGATAAAGAAGAATTTGATAAGACTAACAACATTTCCTCATCTTGTTCCTCTACATCTAAGGGAGTAGATAAGCCCAATAAGCTCCCTTTTAGGAAATAG